In a single window of the Tigriopus californicus strain San Diego chromosome 2, Tcal_SD_v2.1, whole genome shotgun sequence genome:
- the LOC131892986 gene encoding methionine aminopeptidase 1D, mitochondrial-like — translation MYKSGILRVFARGWTGSRGFFGGQGPSSKSYDVIKPQQVTPQISPDTFPKDIVCPAYARTGIPDPAPAQPEIHTQASIQGIRAACQLARRVLDEVGSRVKPGLTTDDLDQIVLELCMTHRAYPSPLNYKGFPKCVCTSVNNVTCHGIPDNRSLVPGDVINIDITVFTGGFHGDCSETYTVGKVDEPAQKLIESTRGALMAAIEGVTPGQPIHRIGSVISEFVTHTPYTVVPAFIGHGIGSYFHGPPDIYHVPNRYPGVLTPGMIFTIEPILSEGTHELILLEDEWTAVSADDSRSAQFEHTVLVGKERLEILTE, via the coding sequence ATGTACAAGTCGGGGATCCTCAGGGTCTTTGCCCGAGGATGGACTGGGTCTCGGGGCTTCTTTGGAGGTCAAGGGCCTTCGTCCAAGTCCTACGATGTGATCAAGCCGCAACAAGTGACCCCTCAAATCTCACCGGATACCTTTCCCAAAGATATTGTATGCCCTGCTTATGCTAGAACCGGAATTCCGGATCCGGCTCCTGCTCAGCCTGAAATTCATACTCAAGCGTCGATTCAAGGTATTCGAGCGGCGTGTCAGTTGGCTCGCCGAGTGTTGGATGAGGTGGGTTCCCGGGTTAAACCCGGTTTGACCACGGATGACTTGGATCAGATCGTACTCGAGCTGTGTATGACCCACCGGGCGTATCCGTCCCCTTTGAACTATAAGGGCTTCCCCAAATGTGTGTGCACAAGTGTGAACAATGTGACATGTCATGGCATCCCAGACAATCGGAGTTTAGTCCCAGGGGACGTGATTAACATCGATATCACCGTCTTTACCGGCGGCTTTCACGGCGATTGCTCCGAGACCTACACAGTAGGTAAGGTGGATGAACCGGCTCAAAAGTTGATTGAATCCACCCGTGGCGCTTTAATGGCTGCCATTGAGGGCGTCACACCCGGTCAACCTATTCATCGGATTGGGTCGGTTATTTCCGAGTTCGTGACGCACACGCCTTATACCGTGGTGCCGGCTTTTATCGGCCATGGAATTGGCAGCTACTTTCACGGACCACCCGATATCTATCATGTGCCCAATCGCTATCCCGGAGTCCTGACCCCGGGGATGATATTTACCATTGAACCCATTCTATCTGAAGGAACCCACGAATTGATCCTTTTAGAGGACGAGTGGACGGCTGTGAGTGCGGATGATTCCCGATCTGCCCAATTCGAACACACTGTACTAGTCGGGAAAGAGCGCCTTGAAATTTTGACAGAATAG
- the LOC131892980 gene encoding eEF1A lysine and N-terminal methyltransferase-like codes for MNLLPKDHEQFRQSDYWDGFFQKRGGRAFEWYGEYTELCGILHKYIKLKDDILVVGCGNSTLSADLYNVGYQSMVSIDLSDVAIRQMNQVHGLERPGLSFVKMDVTDLAFEENRFSCVLDKGTLDAMMTNNDAEVQTTIDKMFSEIERVLRLGGRYICISLLQPHILDFITQWFSQRGWPLRILRCQEADANKSPQDRLFPVFAIVATKFRKMPNIPQVLEMALSSEGQTTRLKTVQDLIRSVRGVQQFAAVRAGAAKKRLFQGDARHEDVSLDLQSPDSDVPKYSLFIVDRDQASPLKFAVFIVPQGREPEWLFSTSKGRSQLAESAGVAKLIVVHLQRTHTFTNLQAVQEELSGIVMDLAPPDLPHNTQVPFLSLGGDGAVGSRSERCRGKSKFSGEFVVEDVEVNGELFRRLIFMNNPNLTQSEAKIVSVKSKNKKVKKVVDHSYLACAHHSYMVGALGYNFSQPEIKVLLVGLGGGALATFIKNNFPKVTLDVVEIDPAISRVASEQFDFKEDERTKVIIADGIEFLNTIKTETYDVIMLDVDSKDSSIGMSCPPKPFVEAETIRQIQHHCLTKDQQGVFVLNLVCRDPSLRQEVIATLKSQFTHVVSCPIPEEVNEILYCSSSSQREGNVGVPSITSSHASIKAMRRVNETLRNEDFLDLAQSLKVMKVV; via the exons ATGAATCTCTTGCCCAAAGATCATGAGCAGTTTCGACAGAGCGATTATTGGGATGGCTTCTTCCAGAAGCGGGGAGGGCGTGCCTTTGAATGGTACGGAGAGTACACCGAGTTATGCGGGATCTTGCACAAGTACATCAAGCTCAAGGACGATATCTTGGTGGTGGGCTGTGGAAACTCGACCCTGAGTGCTGATCTGTACAACGTGGGCTACCAATCTATGGTGAGCATCGACTTGTCGGATGTGGCCATTCGACAAATGAACCAAGTTCATGGACTGGAACGACCCGGACTGAGCTTTGTTAAAATGGACGTGACCGACTTGGCCTTTGAGGAAAATCGCTTCAGCTGTGTCTTGGATAAAGGTACCTTGGATGCCATGATGACCAATAATGATGCCGAAGTTCAAACCACCATTGACAAGATGTTTTCG GAAATTGAGAGGGTGTTGCGATTAGGCGGTCGATATATCTGCATATCTCTACTCCAACCCCACATCTTGGACTTTATAACCCAATGGTTCAGCCAACGAGGATGGCCTTTGCGGATTCTGCGATGTCAAGAGGCCGATGCCAATAAATCGCCACAAGATCGATTGTTCCCAGTGTTCGCGATTGTTGCGACCAAATTTCGCAAAATGCCCAACATCCCACAG GTATTAGAAATGGCCTTGTCATCAGAGGGCCAGACAACGCGATTAAAAACTGTTCAAGATTTGATCCGATCTGTCCGCGGAGTGCAGCAATTTGCGGCGGTGCGGGCAGGTGCGGCCAAAAAGCGGTTGTTTCAAGGCGACGCACGACACGAGGACGTTTCTTTGGATTTACAATCGCCAGATTCGGATGTTCCCAAATACTCGCTGTTCATTGTGGATCGGGATCAGGCCAGTCCATTGAAATTCGCAGTTTTCATCGTACCTCAGGGAAG aGAGCCCGAATGGTTGTTCAGCACTTCCAAAGGCCGTTCTCAATTGGCCGAATCGGCTGGGGTGGCTAAGCTGATTGTGGTTCACCTTCAACGAACCCATACCTTCACCAACTTGCAGGCTGTTCAAGAAGAGTTATCAGGCATCGTTATGGATTTGGCGCCTCCGGATTTGCCACACAACACTCAAGTACCTTTTCTTTCATTGGGGGGAGATGGAGCCGTGGGTTCGAGAAGTGAGAGATGTCGAGGGAAAAGTAAGTTCTCAGGAGAGTTTGTGGTTGAGGACGTCGAGGTCAACGGTGAGCTCTTCAGGAGACTCATTTTCATGAACAATCCTAATCTTACGCAATCTGAGGCAAAGATTGTTTCAG tgaaatcaaagaacaagaaagtgaagaaagtAGTGGATCACTCGTATCTTGCCTGTGCTCACCATTCTTATATGGTGGGAGCCCTTGGGTACAACTTCTCACAACCTGAAATCAAAGTCCTCCTTGTCGGTCTTGGCGGTGGAGCCTTGGCCACATTcataaaaaacaattttcccAAA GTGACATTGGACGTGGTAGAGATTGATCCGGCAATTTCTCGTGTGGCGTCTGAACAGTTTGATTTTAAGGAGGATGAACGAACCAAGGTGATCATTGCGGACGGGATTGAATTCCTTAACACCATCAAAACAG AAACGTATGACGTGATCATGTTGGACGTGGACAGCAAAGACTCGAGCATCGGCATGAGTTGTCCACCCAAGCCTTTTGTGGAGGCCGAGACCATCCGTCAGATTCAACATCATTGCTTGACCAAAGATCAACAAG GTGTGTTcgttttgaatttggtttgtCGGGACCCGAGTCTACGGCAGGAAGTGATTGCCACCTTAAAGTCACAATTCACGCACGTCGTGTCCTGTCCAATACCAGAGGAGGTCAACGAGATTTTGTActgttcatcatcatcccagCGCGAGGGCAATGTCGGGGTCCCATCGATCACCTCCAGCCACGCCTCCATCAAGGCCATGAGACGCGTCAACGAGACTCTGCGCAATGAGGATTTTCTTGATCTAGCGCAATCCCTCAAAGTCATGAAAGTGGTGTGA
- the LOC131892984 gene encoding zinc finger protein 333-like, whose amino-acid sequence MSQKKMTGTDSPRVLVRSGPKGVTVVKIENGHNNTTAATVLEAVSRVSGVTSSPVITTATTSAMRSKAMPSTTVMVSTSPEPPSPEAEECVTSVIALEDESNEGSERVLESESPQPQQQIYIIQTTDGNVPLDSAEVVVSDEMAVYETVSALEQLSRGQVITTTENGEVIQVYEEVVLPDGGENSVDQFVDVAEVEVGDGRSASPITIGETISLSASGVVRRRTTAGPKSRTGGGGASNSSDRENSPQNEFHICRLCNQFIPLSNIAAHNLENHGTMSDLTCTDCGKIFKSKRSLFGHKKEKHSGVTEMHACPECGKTFGRKSNLKAHRESLHYGKKFPCQYCERVFTNRSSMNQHVKKTHIAVASVTIDEKGTFHI is encoded by the coding sequence ATGAGTCAGAAGAAGATGACGGGCACGGACTCGCCACGGGTCCTGGTCCGATCCGGACCCAAGGGTGTGACCGTGGTCAAGATTGAGAATGGACACAATAACACTACGGCGGCCACGGTCTTGGAGGCCGTGAGTCGGGTGAGTGGCGTGACCAGTTCTCCCGTGATTACCACGGCCACCACGAGTGCCATGCGGTCCAAGGCAATGCCTTCGACCACGGTTATGGTGTCCACATCACCGGAACCGCCCTCGCCGGAGGCGGAGGAGTGCGTCACGTCCGTGATCGCCCTCGAAGACGAGTCGAATGAAGGCAGTGAGCGCGTTCTTGAGAGCGAGAGCCCGCAACCGCAGCAACAGATCTACATTATTCAAACCACGGACGGGAATGTGCCGTTGGACTCGGCGGAAGTGGTCGTGTCGGACGAAATGGCCGTGTACGAGACGGTGTCGGCCTTGGAGCAACTCTCCCGCGGTCAAGTCATCACCACCACCGAGAACGGCGAGGTGATCCAAGTGTACGAAGAGGTGGTGTTGCCGGATGGCGGCGAGAATAGCGTGGACCAGTTCGTGGATGTGGCCGAAGTCGAGGTAGGCGATGGCCGGTCCGCCTCGCCCATCACGATTGGCGAGACCATTTCTTTGTCGGCATCGGGCGTGGTGCGGCGACGAACCACGGCCGGTCCTAAGAGTCGAACGGGTGGCGGCGGCGCTTCCAACAGTTCCGATCGGGAGAACTCGCCGCAGAATGAGTTCCACATCTGTCGCTTGTGCAATCAGTTCATCCCTCTGTCGAACATTGCGGCGCACAACCTCGAGAATCACGGCACCATGAGCGACCTGACTTGCACGGACTGCGGCAAGATCTTCAAGAGTAAACGGAGTCTGTTCGGTCACAAGAAGGAAAAGCATTCCGGCGTGACGGAGATGCACGCCTGTCCCGAGTGCGGCAAGACGTTCGGCAGGAAATCCAACCTCAAGGCTCACCGCGAGTCGCTTCACTACGGCAAGAAGTTCCCGTGTCAATACTGTGAACGTGTGTTCACCAATCGGAGCTCCATGAACCAGCACGTGAAGAAGACCCATATTGCCGTGGCCTCGGTCACCATCGACGAGAAGGGCACCTTCCACATCTAA
- the LOC131892983 gene encoding TGF-beta-activated kinase 1 and MAP3K7-binding protein 1-like codes for MENLANWTDDIPLCKNAGIGSANNEIYRKDGKRLEMHPMQDRYFHFSQEDLQLSTYGLFDGFGGPGCADFAMKRMPVDLLLGQLSANSTDEAVKDTLRQAFLNVERDYIESITESITSHMVMKFDTSVRSSNDPKLRRLESILAVGTSATVVVTVNQKLFVANVGDSPAVICQLMPNGRVRALQLSCDHTLGNEDEVLRLAQVGLNQSDHLRLVQPGYTRCLGCHRVKGGYKDVPELSCARDEPVLAEPEVQGGIPLDPSYQFLLIFSRSITDCLSQVVSTETGDILSELCRITADQFTENTTLTGVAQSVVDKIVRMHREQCETRTDSLTSCTSREDMSLLVRNFNAKLSLGRRKKVSQDLIMSIATPSQDLLMTAHNETIVSNPPRHRPTRSSTTTESSDVAVKVRDLPVDENGRIKPYVDFSHFNREFANYKARNTLIPPLNGGTES; via the coding sequence ATGGagaacttggccaattggACCGACGACATCCCTCTGTGCAAGAATGCGGGCATCGGCAGTGCCAATAACGAAATCTACCGTAAAGACGGCAAACGGCTCGAGATGCACCCCATGCAAGACCGatactttcatttcagtcaAGAGGATCTCCAGCTCAGCACCTACGGTCTCTTCGATGGGTTTGGCGGTCCTGGTTGTGCCGACTTTGCCATGAAACGCATGCCCGTGGACTTGCTCTTGGGACAATTGTCCGCCAACAGCACCGACGAGGCCGTCAAGGACACGCTAAGACAGGCTTTCCTGAACGTAGAGCGGGATTACATCGAGTCCATCACCGAATCCATCACCTCGCACATGGTCATGAAGTTTGACACATCCGTTCGATCTTCGAATGATCCCAAACTCCGTCGCTTGGAAAGCATTTTGGCCGTTGGAACATCGGCCACGGTGGTGGTGACGGTCAATCAGAAGCTGTTCGTGGCCAATGTAGGCGATTCCCCGGCGGTCATATGCCAATTGATGCCCAACGGGCGAGTACGGGCTCTGCAACTGTCTTGTGACCACACCTTGGGCAACGAAGATGAAGTGTTGCGGTTAGCCCAAGTGGGTTTGAATCAATCTGATCACTTGAGATTGGTCCAACCGGGATACACGCGGTGCTTGGGCTGTCATCGAGTTAAGGGCGGGTATAAAGATGTCCCAGAATTGAGCTGTGCCCGGGATGAGCCCGTCTTGGCTGAACCCGAGGTTCAGGGAGGGATTCCCTTGGATCCATCATATCAGTTCCTGTTGATCTTCTCGCGATCCATTACCGATTGCTTGAGTCAGGTGGTGTCCACTGAGACTGGCGATATTTTAAGTGAGTTGTGTCGGATCACGGCCGATCAATTCACGGAAAACACCACACTCACGGGCGTGGCACAGAGTGTGGTGGATAAAATTGTCCGGATGCACCGAGAACAATGCGAGACTCGGACCGATTCACTCACCTCGTGCACTTCCAGAGAAGATATGTCGTTGTTGGTGCGGAATTTTAACGCTAAATTGTCTTTGGGGCGGAGGAAGAAAGTGAGTCAGGATTTGATTATGTCCATCGCCACGCCTTCGCAAGACTTGTTGATGACGGCGCACAATGAGACCATTGTTTCGAACCCGCCGAGACACAGACCTACACGATCCTCCACCACCACAGAAAGTTCCGATGTTGCAGTGAAAGTCAGGGACTTACCCGTGGATGAAAACGGCCGCATCAAGCCTTATGttgatttctctcacttcaatcGTGAGTTTGCCAACTACAAGGCCCGCAATACCTTGATTCCGCCCCTGAATGGTGGGACAGAGTCATGA
- the LOC131892988 gene encoding endothelial zinc finger protein induced by tumor necrosis factor alpha-like translates to MSSFQSDPSIIPMQEEDILQRCMRVIASTPELPPPCSLPVMPANSGAPVLYPAPSISTIIPSCTPIFMMPPMVTHPSVPAVMPGLNETSRPPKPVKKPKSKSSAPTCDICGREFLSDRNLRVHTDEIHKGGRGKFTCADCGLVFTRIRSLERHQNSIHLKDRPLCKICDKFVVNYDRHYRRFHCKSISIQTDNNTD, encoded by the coding sequence ATGTCGAGTTTTCAAAGCGATCCCAGCATCATTCCCATGCAAGAGGAAGACATCCTCCAAAGATGTATGCGGGTAATAGCCTCAACTCCGGAGCTTCCCCCACCATGCTCCCTACCCGTGATGCCGGCCAATAGCGGAGCCCCTGTACTCTACCCAGCTCCTTCCATATCTACCATTATCCCGTCCTGTACGCCCATTTTCATGATGCCGCCCATGGTGACCCACCCTAGTGTTCCAGCCGTGATGCCGGGTTTAAACGAGACCTCTCGACCTCCAAAGCCAGTCAAGAAGCCAAAGAGCAAGTCTTCTGCGCCAACTTGTGATATTTGTGGGCGGGAATTCTTGTCGGATCGCAATTTACGTGTCCACACGGATGAGATCCACAAAGGAGGGCGTGGCAAATTCACTTGCGCCGATTGCGGGTTGGTGTTCACTCGGATTCGAAGTTTGGAACGCCATCAGAACTCAATCCATCTCAAAGATAGACCTCTATGCAAGATCTGTGATAAGTTCGTAGTCAACTACGACCGCCATTACCGAAGATTTCATTGTAAATCCATCTCAATCCAGACCGACAACAATACAGATTGA
- the LOC131892989 gene encoding uncharacterized protein LOC131892989: protein MWMETRLDKMFAMKKRREYFPNGLDYNLNDPVLLSQISMTSGKHTIVRAKKRRPSIQNLEEVTFHGGELNKEERAFILEEVRTGIMKLGGIEHFGELAGWIKDMLDRRFGPEWQCIVGKKDTFGSCLSPMAGYYLNFSIGDVGMILFKS, encoded by the exons ATGTGGATGGAGACGAGGCTGGACAAAATGTTTGCCATGAAAAAGCGTCGTGAGTACTTCCCCAATGGTTTGGACTACAACCTCAATGACCCCGTGCTATTGAGCCAGATCTCTATGACCAGTGGAAAGCACACGATTGTAAGGGCCAAGAAGAGGCGACCCTCGATTCAGAATCTGGAAGAG GTCACATTCCATGGCGGAGAATTAAATAAGGAGGAGAGAGCATTCATCCTTGAAGAAGTCCGTACCGGGATAATGAAATTGGGCggcattgaacattttggagAATTAGCTGGTTGGATCAAAGACATGTTAGATCGTCGATTTGGTCCTGAATGGCAATGCATCGTGGGAAAGAAAGACACCTTTGGGTCGTGTCTTTCACCTATGGCGGGATATTACTTAAACTTCAGTATTGGCGACGTTGGCATGATTCTGTTCAAATCCTAA
- the LOC131892817 gene encoding uncharacterized protein LOC131892817: MSSVKFKKLASLYFLNRLELLKTCQSYDPLSGNVKKSLVLDKIWKERRCEHCQRAFRKLTGFQRHMRRYHADEIRKKFKRVTYSHRQYRRDVRDDSDEDNLHSDPEDPGFNEEEPPRQRPKRSGRRKLQSFCRSSWRRLMRLSDFQPKIMLTNLYKAKDLSFELPDLPERRETPIASDEEILVSDAESETNPMCSNSTPQLCPKVRRKRLARDPIPREKDFSDSELDVEVDVVGLSDSEQEFDGEGTPEAKDLDSEPEIIALETESESELASVKSQPKDYEEMSVDDILDTLHSKSEKMELKEEQPLTPIFAMREKLRNFDLEWQKPVPVEVEVDVSVSDDEEEEDIDEDASDVREEEEKEENHPQDNKNFLKIHESCFVSLHRLDCQEVPEDAPFVIDLT; this comes from the exons ATGAGTAGCGTTAAGTTCAAAAAATTGGCCTCTTTATATTTCCTAAACCGTTTGGAGTTGCTAAAAACGTGTCAGAGCTATGATCCTTTATCGGGCAATGTCAAGAAAAGTCTGGTTCTGGATAAAATATGGAAAGAACGGCGATGTGAACATTGTCAGAGGGCCTTCAGGAAACT GACAGGATTCCAACGACATATGAGAAGATACCACGCAGATGAAATTAggaagaaattcaaaagagtCACGTATTCGCATCGTCAATATCGTCGAGAT GTCAGAGACGATTCGGATGAGGACAACTTACATTCCGATCCCGAGGATCCCGGCTTCAATGAGGAAGAGCCTCCACGTCAAAGACCCAAAAGGTCAGGTCGACGGAAGCTTCAGAGCTTTTGTCGCTCATCTTGGCGACGCCTCATGCGCTTATCAGATTTCCAGCCCAAAATCATGCTCACCAACCTGTACAAAGCCAAAGATCTCTCCTTTGAGCTTCCGGATCTGCCGGAACGCCGAGAAACTCCAATCGCATCAGATGAGGAAATCCTTGTCTCTGATGCGGAATCCGAAACCAACCCCATGTGTTCCAATTCCACGCCTCAATTGTGTCCCAAAGTCCGTCGGAAAAGGCTGGCCAGGGATCCTATACCTCGAGAAAAGGACTTTTCTGACAGTGAATTAGACGTAGAGGTTGATGTGGTGGGTCTGTCAGACAGTGAACAAGAGTTCGATGGTGAGGGTACCCCTGAAGCTAAGGACCTCGATTCTGAACCTGAAATCATTGCCCTGGAGAcggaatccgaatccgaattgGCGTCGGTCAAGAGTCAGCCCAAAGATTATGAGGAGATGTCTGTGGATGATATTTTGGACACTCTTCATAGCAAATCGGAAAAAATGGAACTCAAAGAGGAGCAACCTCTCACCCCGATATTTGCCATGAGAGAGAAACTTCGCAACTTCGATCTCGAATGGCAAAAGCCAGTTCCTGTTGAGGTTGAGGTAGATGTTTCTGTGTCtgatgatgaggaggaggaggacatcGACGAAGATGCTTCGGATGTgagggaggaggaagaaaaggaggagaacCACCCCCAAGATAACAAGAATTTCTTAAAAATACATGAGTCTTGCTTTGTCTCTCTGCATCGATTAGATTGTCAGGAGGTTCCAGAAGATGCTCCATTTGTTATCGATCTCACTTGA
- the LOC131892819 gene encoding 17-beta-hydroxysteroid dehydrogenase 13-like, producing MITWFQLVVEICLGFWEHMVQLVYPPLAKSLVGEVVLITGAGHGIGRELALQCARLGAKVVCWDINAQTAQETAQRVNEEWAVNATHVDTPIRAWSFQCDVSKREEVNKVADETRLKVGEITVLINNAGIMPAKPMLKFEPHEIERLFDVNVFSQYWTIMQFMPGMIKRDHGHVVSMCSVAGITGTPYLVPYCSSKFAIKGLMDGLFLEMRQDMKESRVRLTTVHPFTINTGLAVDPMTRFPKLIPIHEASECAQQVIDGFRRNYEEVFVPKILGPVFRLGKCLPRRVQTALADFLNCGVGYNK from the exons ATGATCACATGGTTCCAGCTCGTGGTGGAGATATGCTTGGGTTTTTGGGAGCACATGGTCCAATTGGTCTATCCACCTCTAGCTAAATCTCTCGTGGGCGAGGTGGTGCTCATCACAGGGGCGGGACACGGGATTGGACGCGAATTGGCTTTACAATGTGCTCGATTAGGGGCTAAGGtagtttgttgggacatcaATGCTCAAACGGCCCAAGAAACCGCTCAACGGGTAAATGAGGAGTGGGCGGTTAATGCCACTCATGTGGATACGCCTATTCGGGCGTGGAGCTTTCAGTGCGACGTTTCTAAACGAGAGGAAGTGAACAAAGTGGCCGACGAAACCAG ACTGAAGGTCGGCGAAATTACCGTGTTGATCAACAATGCCGGCATCATGCCCGCCAAGCCCAtgctcaaatttgaacccCACGAGATTGAACGTCTCTTTGATGTGAACGTATTTTCACAATATTGGACCATCATGCAATTCATGCCTGGAATGATCAAAAGGGACCATGGACACGTGGTTTCAATGTGTTCCGTGGCCGGAATCACTGGCACACCCTACCTGGTACCTTATTGCTCCAGCAAGTTCGCCATTAAGGGCCTCATGGATGGCCTGTTTTTGGAAATGCGCCAAGATATGAAGGAAAGCAGAGTGCGGCTAACCACGGTCCACCCATTTACTATAAATACGGGATTGGCCGTTGATCCGATGACGCGGTTCCCAAAGCTCATTCCGATTCACGAAGCCTCGGAATGTGCCCAACAAGTGATAGATGGATTTCGACGAAATTACGAGGAGGTCTTTGTGCCCAAAATATTGGGACCCGTTTTTCGATTGGGCAAATGTTTACCCCGACGGGTTCAAACGGCCTTGGCCGATTTCTTGAATTGTGGAGTCGGATATAACAAATAG
- the LOC131892816 gene encoding protein 5NUC-like, whose product MIMRERTELLLMLISICWRSVSAFELTLLHTNDLHSRFDEITGRGSACRDKDREQGLCYGGVARIKYAVDQIREETRGNMLFLNGGDFFQGTVWYSMFKWRIVANLTANLGYTASSLGNHEFDDGVPDLVNFAAIIAPYYPLLACNLDLSEEPLLKNKIQGSIVVTVEGEQIGIIGFVTPDTKDLASVGKVKFLNEVESIRKEIQELKERHPGLGIFIAVGHSGYSEDKKIAQEVEDLDVIVGGHTNTFLWTKNDTHSHIPDDHPMGPYPTVVTRASGQQCLVVQTSGYGKYLGRLDVTFDQNGQIKSFQGWPILLDQSKPEDTDLKRLVEAYRSRVAEKMNTLVGESLVLIDGGRPKCRLEECSFGDFVTDAMATEMGVDIALINSGGIKGSFEKGPISMGDVFTAMPWSNTIDVVEIPGDVLKQVLEYSVSEYDPDHPDPSGRFLQYSGLIVVYDVSQPVGHRLVEAYTGSPDEPEFWQRVTDDKTYTMAVLSFMARGGDGYQMIPDHLLAHKNTGYLDNDLIVRYLTKYSPLEEPEMGRIRFGAVSSFHSSAVQPALSSQHAWAILTFDTLLAFTFSLV is encoded by the exons ATGATTATGCGAGAGAGGACGGAGTTGCTCTTGATGCTGATCTCCATTTGTTGGAGGAGTGTTAGTGCCTTCGAATTGACGTTACTGCATACGAATGATTTGCACTCCCGATTTGACGAGATCACGGGGCGTGGCTCCGCCTGTCGGGACAAGGACCGTGAGCAAGGACTCTGTTATGGAGGCGTGGCCCGGATTAAATATGCCGTAGACCAAATTAGAGAGGAGACCCGAGGGAATATGCTGTTCCTCAATGGAGGAGACTTTTTCCAG GGAACAGTATGGTATTCCATGTTCAAATGGCGAATTGTGGCCAACCTCACGGCCAATCTTGGTTACACTGCCTCCTCCTTGGGGAATCATGAGTTTGACGATGGAGTCCCCGATTTGGTCAACTTTGCCGCCATTATTGCTCCGTATTATCCGTTATTGGCCTGTAATCTGGACCTGTCCGAGGAACCATTACTGAAGAACAAGATCCAAGGCAGCATTGTGGTCACCGTGGAGGGTGAACAAATCGGGATCATTGGGTTCGTAACCCCGGACACCAAAGACCTGGCCAGTGTGGGCAAGGTCAAATTCTTGAACGAGGTCGAGAGCATTCGGAAGGAGATTCAGGAACTCAAAGAGCGCCATCCAGGATTGGGAATTTTCATCGCAGTTGGTCATTCAGGATATAGTGAAGACAAGAAAATCGCGCAAGAG GTGGAGGATTTGGACGTTATCGTCGGGGGCCACACCAACACATTTCTATGGACAAAGAACGATACTCACAGTCACATTCCCGATGATCATCCTATGGGACCTTATCCCACCGTCGTGACCCGAGCCTCTGGGCAACAATGTCTCGTGGTCCAAACTTCCGGATATGGCAAATATCTCGGTCGTCTAGATGTAACGTTTGATCAAAACGGACaaataaaaagtttccaagGCTGGCCGATTCTTTTGGATCAATCAAAACCGGAGGACACTGACCTCAAAAGGCTGGTGGAGGCTTACCGATCAAGAGTGGCTGAGAAAATGAATACCTTGGTGGGGGAGAGCTTAGTTTTGATTGACGGGGGACGTCCCAAATGCCGCTTAGAGGAATGCTCCTTCGGAGATTTTGTCACCGATGCCATGGCCACGGAAATGGGTGTTGACATAGCGTTGATTAACAGCGGTGGCATTAAGGGATCCTTTGAGAAAG GTCCAATATCCATGGGGGACGTATTCACGGCCATGCCCTGGTCCAACACCATCGACGTGGTCGAAATCCCTGGCGATGTTCTCAAGCAAGTCCTGGAGTATTCGGTATCCGAATACGATCCAGACCACCCGGATCCCAGTGGACGGTTCCTTCAATATTCGGGTCTAATCGTGGTCTACGACGTCTCTCAACCTGTGGGCCACAGACTGGTTGAAGCCTACACAGGGTCGCCAGATGAGCCCGAGTTTTGGCAACGCGTCACAGACGACAAGACCTACACCATGGCAGTCCTGAGCTTTATGGCGCGTGGGGGGGATGGCTACCAGATGATCCCGGATCATTTGTTGGCCCATAAAAATACGGGTTATCTGGATAACGATCTCATTGTGAGATACCTAACCAAGTACAGTCCTTTGGAGGAGCCAGAAATGGGACGGATCCGATTTGGAGCCGTCTCCAGCTTTCACTCTTCCGCAGTTCAACCCGCGCTTTCATCCCAGCACGCTTGGGCCATTTTAACCTTTGACACCTTGTTGGCCTTTACCTTCAGCTTGGTCTAA